From a single Candidatus Chlorobium masyuteum genomic region:
- a CDS encoding ABC transporter ATP-binding protein codes for MEKILELKNLRTWYSTDNGIAKAVDGVSFSLGRNRTLGVVGESGCGKSVTALSIMRLIPIPPGYFAGGEIHWKGRDLLKLSEEEMRKLRGNDIAMIFQEPMSSLNPVFTCGSQIMEQLLIHRDISKAEAKNRSVELLNLVGIPNPLERFSSYPHELSGGMRQRVMIAMALSCNPALLIADEPTTALDVTVQAQILDLIGKLQGETGMSVMLVTHDFGVVAELCQDVIVMYASRIVEKGTVEQLFTNPLHPYTRGLLKSIPRLGSSKERLHVIEGNVPSAVNLPEGCRFAGRCTLADAHCRKEQPELLSFESGHEAACWKAGA; via the coding sequence ATGGAAAAAATTCTTGAACTGAAAAATCTCAGGACCTGGTACTCTACTGACAACGGTATTGCAAAAGCGGTAGACGGAGTAAGCTTTTCGCTGGGAAGGAACAGAACCCTCGGTGTTGTCGGAGAGTCCGGATGCGGAAAATCAGTGACAGCACTCTCAATTATGCGGCTGATCCCTATACCTCCAGGCTATTTTGCGGGCGGGGAGATTCACTGGAAAGGGCGCGACCTCCTGAAGCTTTCTGAAGAGGAGATGCGCAAACTTAGAGGCAACGACATAGCCATGATCTTTCAGGAACCGATGAGCTCGCTCAATCCGGTCTTTACCTGCGGCAGCCAGATTATGGAACAACTTCTCATTCACCGCGACATCAGTAAAGCCGAAGCAAAAAACCGATCGGTTGAACTGCTCAATCTGGTCGGGATTCCAAACCCTCTCGAACGGTTCTCCTCCTATCCTCACGAGCTCTCAGGAGGAATGCGTCAGCGGGTCATGATTGCCATGGCGCTATCCTGCAATCCGGCGCTTCTGATTGCTGATGAACCGACTACAGCCCTTGACGTAACCGTTCAGGCGCAGATACTTGACCTTATCGGCAAACTTCAGGGCGAAACAGGGATGAGTGTGATGCTTGTCACCCATGATTTCGGAGTGGTTGCCGAGCTTTGTCAAGATGTTATTGTCATGTATGCATCAAGGATTGTCGAAAAAGGAACCGTTGAACAGCTTTTCACCAATCCGCTTCATCCCTACACCAGGGGCCTTCTGAAATCCATTCCCCGGCTGGGCTCATCAAAAGAGCGGCTTCATGTGATCGAAGGCAATGTTCCCAGTGCGGTCAATCTGCCAGAGGGGTGCCGGTTTGCCGGAAGATGCACGCTTGCCGATGCACACTGCCGCAAGGAGCAGCCGGAACTCCTCTCCTTTGAGTCCGGTCATGAAGCGGCCTGCTGGAAAGCAGGGGCGTAA